In one window of Cellulophaga sp. HaHa_2_95 DNA:
- a CDS encoding DUF4251 domain-containing protein: MMLRLLVILCAFLSSMACSNSKKLVSATPKSIALDQLVLQKSFQISSDWATPMATGSMNALANSGLLGPGNSPGNINLLGNTNYLRIKGDSITAHLPYFGERQMGGGYSTNDTGITFNTVPTSYEQIKNDRMQTHTIKFKISGDSNEHYSITVLLFPNWTSEIMITSSQRTSIGFRGTVSEIPPLEN; this comes from the coding sequence ATGATGCTACGCTTGTTGGTAATTCTGTGTGCTTTTCTTTCTAGTATGGCATGCTCAAATTCTAAAAAACTGGTCAGTGCTACTCCTAAAAGTATCGCTTTAGACCAACTCGTTTTACAAAAGAGTTTTCAGATTTCTTCTGATTGGGCCACACCCATGGCTACAGGTAGCATGAATGCCTTGGCGAATAGCGGTTTATTAGGTCCTGGAAATTCGCCTGGAAATATAAACTTGTTAGGAAATACAAATTACCTGCGCATAAAAGGTGATAGTATAACAGCGCATTTACCTTATTTTGGTGAGCGTCAAATGGGAGGCGGCTATTCTACAAATGATACTGGTATCACATTTAATACCGTCCCAACTTCTTATGAGCAAATTAAAAATGATAGGATGCAAACCCATACCATCAAATTTAAAATCTCAGGAGATTCCAATGAACACTACAGTATCACGGTCCTTCTTTTTCCAAATTGGACAAGTGAAATTATGATTACTAGTTCCCAGAGAACGTCTATAGGTTTTAGAGGTACTGTATCAGAAATACCTCCCTTAGAAAATTAA
- the hpf gene encoding ribosome hibernation-promoting factor, HPF/YfiA family produces the protein MNINFEYNDVKASERLEIFAGKKLTKLFDKHDNIIRADVFFKTENTSTPDTGLICNIKLSIPGPVLFAESSKGSFEASIASSTDELERQLQKRKDKMSRVK, from the coding sequence ATGAATATCAATTTTGAATATAACGATGTAAAAGCAAGTGAAAGACTTGAAATTTTTGCAGGTAAGAAACTAACAAAGCTTTTTGATAAACATGATAATATAATTCGTGCCGATGTTTTTTTTAAAACAGAAAATACATCTACTCCAGATACCGGATTAATTTGTAATATTAAATTAAGTATTCCAGGACCTGTATTGTTTGCAGAATCTAGTAAAGGTAGTTTTGAAGCTTCAATAGCATCTTCTACAGATGAATTAGAACGTCAGCTTCAAAAGAGAAAAGATAAAATGAGTAGAGTAAAATAA
- a CDS encoding LacI family DNA-binding transcriptional regulator has product MEKKTTVTLKNLALRLNLSVSTVSRALNNHPDISAHTIQRVKELAEKLNYVPNLFAKGFRSHRTHILGVIVPNISHLFTSTLLKGILEEAEQNGYRVIISESNNEENKQTEMLQTMMQFGADGILLSLAKKTKSVHHILETLQRIPLVLFDKVSEKVPCTQIVINEEEAAFNAVEHLIGLGKKRIAILKETENSFNSEKRFQGYKRALKTYNIPLDLKLVQSTEDISLNNGKRLTNVLLSQKVRPDAIFAITDNAAIGAIKALHKFNVKIPEEIAVVGFSNSINSTIIQPELSTVDQPGERIGRIAAKSLIDEINHPNKELVSKTIEIKTNLIVRDSSFKAI; this is encoded by the coding sequence ATGGAAAAGAAAACAACAGTTACTTTAAAAAACCTAGCATTGCGACTAAATCTCTCGGTATCAACAGTATCTAGAGCTTTAAATAATCATCCTGATATAAGTGCACATACCATTCAAAGAGTTAAAGAGTTAGCCGAAAAGTTAAATTATGTTCCCAATTTATTTGCTAAAGGCTTCCGTTCGCATAGAACACATATTTTAGGGGTAATTGTACCTAATATATCACACCTATTTACTTCTACCTTATTAAAAGGTATTTTAGAAGAGGCAGAACAAAATGGATATCGGGTAATTATTTCAGAATCTAACAACGAAGAAAACAAGCAAACAGAGATGTTGCAAACTATGATGCAATTTGGGGCAGATGGTATCCTCTTGTCTTTGGCTAAGAAAACCAAATCAGTGCATCACATCTTAGAAACCTTGCAACGTATTCCTTTAGTCCTATTTGATAAAGTGTCGGAAAAAGTTCCATGTACTCAAATTGTTATTAATGAAGAAGAAGCCGCATTTAATGCTGTAGAACACTTGATTGGTTTGGGAAAAAAGAGAATTGCAATCTTAAAAGAAACAGAGAATTCTTTTAATTCTGAAAAACGATTTCAGGGATACAAGAGGGCTTTGAAAACCTATAATATTCCTTTAGACTTAAAGCTAGTGCAGAGCACAGAAGATATTTCGTTAAATAATGGAAAACGTTTAACAAATGTATTATTGAGCCAGAAAGTACGCCCCGATGCTATTTTCGCCATTACCGATAATGCGGCGATAGGCGCTATTAAAGCATTGCATAAATTCAACGTAAAAATTCCGGAAGAGATTGCTGTGGTAGGCTTTAGTAATTCTATTAATTCCACCATAATTCAGCCAGAATTATCTACAGTAGATCAGCCAGGAGAGCGTATTGGTAGAATTGCAGCCAAATCTCTAATAGATGAAATTAATCACCCTAATAAAGAGTTGGTATCTAAAACAATAGAGATTAAAACTAATTTAATTGTTCGTGATTCTTCTTTTAAGGCTATTTAA